TAGACTTTATAGATACTGCGTTTATTTATGGGCTGGGGAAATCAGAGGAGCTAATCGGAGAAGTGCTCAAAGAACGGGGAATTAGAGATAAAGTGGTTATTGCCAGCAAAGCTGCCCATAAAGCAGTCGACGGCAAGATTGTTCTCGATAATAGCCGTCAATTTTTGCGAGATTCAGTAGAGGAAAGCTTAAAAAAACTGCAGACAGATTTTATTGATTTGTTTTATGTTCATTATCCAGATGGTGTTACTCCACTGGCCGAAGTGGCAGGCACTTTAAAGGAATTAAAGGATGAAGGTAAAATCGGAGCAGTCGGTGCATCTAACTTAAATGAAGAACAACTAAAGGAATTTAACAAGGATGGCTACTTGGAAGTATTTCAAGGAGAGTATTCGCTGTTAAAAAGGGAAGCAGAACATTCCTTTTTACCGTATTGTGCGGAAAATGGGATAAGCTTTGTCCCTTATTTTCCTTTGGCATCAGGGCTTTTGACAGGTAAATTCTCTAAAGATGCTAAATTTGATGATATTCGTGCAAAAGATCCGCTTTTCCAAGGAGATGCATTCCTTAAAAATCTCGAAAAAGTTGACCAGTTAAAAAAGCTGGCTGAAGAGAAAGGATTTGAAGCAACACATTTGGCACTTGCTTGGCTGTTAGAGCAGCAGGCAGTAGATGTCATTATTCCAGGAGCGAAAACGGTCGCTCAACTGCAAAACAACTTACGGACATTAGAAGTCACTTTAACAAATGAAGAGATAGCAAGTATCAGTAGAATCTTTTCTTGATAGATAAGGAGCATCCTTTACATAGGGTGCTCTTTTTGTTCCGGTTGATATTATTTCGAAATAGTAAAACTCGAAACAGAATAAGTCGGGGATATCCTCGTATTCTCCTTCATGTTAGTATATTTAACGCGTGGTGTAACGAAGGTCATAATTACTTGCTGGTTTTAAGCTGATATATTTTTTCTGAAAAACGTTGAGAAGAAATTATACCAATTTTTCTATGATAGTGTTACAATGATTTAAAGTTTAAATATACAGATAATTCGTTTTAATCGGAAAATGGAGGGGTAAAAGTGGCAGAGTTAAGAAGCAACATGATCAAAAAGGGGTTTGACCGCGCTCCGCACAGAAGCCTATTGCGTGCAGCTGGTGTAAAAGAAGAGGATTTTAATAAACCATTTATCGCTGTAGTGAATTCATATATTGATATTGTTCCAGGTCATGTCCATTTACAGGAGTTCGGAAAAATTGTAAAAGAAGCAATTAGAGAAGCAGGTGGCGTACCGTTTGAAATGAACACGATTGGTGTGGATGACGGTATTGCTATGGGGCATATTGGAATGAGATATTCGCTTCCGAGCCGAGAAATCATTGCAGACTCCATTGAAACAGTAGTTTCAGCTCACTGGTTTGATGGTATGGTATGTATCCCTAACTGTGACAAAATCACACCAGGAATGATGATGGCTGCAATGCGTCTAAACATTCCAACCGTGTTTGTCAGCGGCGGTCCTATGAAAGCAGGGGTTACTAGTGATGGCAGAAAGATTTCCCTATCATCCGTATTTGAAGGAGTAGGAGCATATCAATCAGGCAAGCTTGATGATAAAGGGTTGCTTGAATTAGAACAATTTGGCTGTCCGACTTGCGGTTCATGTTCAGGCATGTTTACAGCTAATTCTATGAACTGTTTAGCAGAAGCTTTAGGACTGGCATTGCCGGGTAATGGTACTATTTTGGCTGTGGCACCAGAGCGCAAAGAATTCGTGAAAAAATCTGCCAAGCAGCTTATGACTCTAATTGAAAAAGATATTAAGCCAAAAGATATCGTGACAGAAAAGGCAATCGATAATGCCTTTGCGTTGGACATGGCATTGGGCGGTTCAACAAACACTGTCTTGCATACATTGGCATTGGCTAATGAAGCAGGTATTGATTATCCGCTGGAAAGAATTAATGAAGTGGCAAACAGGGTGCCGCATCTGTCGAAATTGGCTCCATCCTCTGATGTGCATATTGAAGATTTGCATGAAGCAGGCGGAGTTTCAGCAGCGCTTAATGAGCTGTCGAAAAAAGAGGATGCTCTTCATTTAGATACATTAACTGTAACAGGCAGGACACTTGGTGAAAATATTGCTGGTTGTGAAGTGCAGAATTATGATG
This DNA window, taken from Niallia sp. Man26, encodes the following:
- the ilvD gene encoding dihydroxy-acid dehydratase — translated: MAELRSNMIKKGFDRAPHRSLLRAAGVKEEDFNKPFIAVVNSYIDIVPGHVHLQEFGKIVKEAIREAGGVPFEMNTIGVDDGIAMGHIGMRYSLPSREIIADSIETVVSAHWFDGMVCIPNCDKITPGMMMAAMRLNIPTVFVSGGPMKAGVTSDGRKISLSSVFEGVGAYQSGKLDDKGLLELEQFGCPTCGSCSGMFTANSMNCLAEALGLALPGNGTILAVAPERKEFVKKSAKQLMTLIEKDIKPKDIVTEKAIDNAFALDMALGGSTNTVLHTLALANEAGIDYPLERINEVANRVPHLSKLAPSSDVHIEDLHEAGGVSAALNELSKKEDALHLDTLTVTGRTLGENIAGCEVQNYDVIRPIDNPHTEKGGLAVLFGNLAPDGAIIKTGGVQNGITRHEGPAIIFESQEDALEGISKGKVQAGHVVIIRYEGPKGGPGMPEMLAPTSQIVGMGLGPKVALVTDGRFSGASRGLSIGHASPEAAEGGPLAFVEDGDHIVIDIENRSMDVIVDDVEWERRKSEWKGFEPKVKTGYLARYSKLVTSASTGGIMKI
- a CDS encoding aldo/keto reductase; this translates as MNVTKLGYGANSVGGHNLFPNLKDETGKEVVNAALDAGVDFIDTAFIYGLGKSEELIGEVLKERGIRDKVVIASKAAHKAVDGKIVLDNSRQFLRDSVEESLKKLQTDFIDLFYVHYPDGVTPLAEVAGTLKELKDEGKIGAVGASNLNEEQLKEFNKDGYLEVFQGEYSLLKREAEHSFLPYCAENGISFVPYFPLASGLLTGKFSKDAKFDDIRAKDPLFQGDAFLKNLEKVDQLKKLAEEKGFEATHLALAWLLEQQAVDVIIPGAKTVAQLQNNLRTLEVTLTNEEIASISRIFS